A genomic stretch from Lathyrus oleraceus cultivar Zhongwan6 chromosome 2, CAAS_Psat_ZW6_1.0, whole genome shotgun sequence includes:
- the LOC127123420 gene encoding uncharacterized protein LOC127123420 produces the protein MVPMQIESHELSSPISPHQNGVVAREKQNCVSLSTVEAKYLASGSREDPVADSANTSHARRPKETVSGFSSAIAIDEQTREGSRYVHNAIATMVTGILSGNHKVLGVSIPLNTIVPDNVACQENTVSLGKNVSNDVEQTDAHEGSNIDKPLDNVGGEEVCVTHDVSDNPNCEAEIVDLEEFSDNEWKYVYQKRLTLERELAQNVLECKEIVDLIQEAGLIKTVTQFSKCYEILVKEFIVNVSKECADGKSRELTKVYV, from the exons ATGGTACCTATGCAGATTGAAAGTCATGAGTTGTCCTCACCTATTAGTCCTCATCAAAATGGTGTAGTTGCAAGGGAGAAACAGAATtgtgtatcattatccactgTAGAAGCTAAGTATCTAGCATCTGGTAGCAG GGAAGATCCTGTGGCTGACTCTGCGAATACCTcacatgcaagaagacctaaagaaactgTCTCAGGCTTCTCCTCAGCAATCGCGATTGATGAACAAACCAGAGAAGGCTCCAGGTATGTTCACAATGCCATTGCAACTATGGTGACTGGAATACTGTCTGGTAATCATAAGGTTCTTGGGGTCTCCATTCCCTTAAACACCATTGTACCTGATAATGTTGCTTGTCAAGAAAATACAGTCTCCTTAGGAAAGAATGTATCTAATGATGTTGAGCAAACTGATGCTCATGAAGGGTCAAATATTGACAAACCCTTAGATAATGTGGGTGGTGAGGAAGTCTGTGTCACTcatgatgtcagtgacaaccctaactGTGAAGCTGAAATAGTAGACCTGGAGGAATTTTCTGATAATGA GTGGAAATATGTTTATCAGAAGAGGCTGACCTTGGAAAGGGAATTGGCTCAGAATGTCCTGGAATGTAAGGAGATTGTAGACCTTATTCAAGAGGCAGGGTTAATAAAGACTGTGACTCAGTTCTCAAAGTGCTATGAGATATTAGTAAAGGAATTTATTGTCAATGTGTCTAAAGAATGTGCTGATGGAAAGTCTAGGGAACTCACAAAAGTATATGTGTGA